A single Cannabis sativa cultivar Pink pepper isolate KNU-18-1 chromosome 7, ASM2916894v1, whole genome shotgun sequence DNA region contains:
- the LOC133039949 gene encoding putative disease resistance protein RGA3 isoform X1 codes for MAEGVLVDVAGSLVEMLLSAAFEEIGLLYGVKGEFRKLVDTTEVVKGVLVDAEEKMAVDNQVKAWLKQLGDAFFVADDLVDKFHNKLLQRRVMSGNKFTRQVRLFFSSSNQLAFRFKMGQQIKDIREKVDHIRVNRSFHLDVRRPIETTVASRSSVRETYSYVREEEVIGREDEKREIIRMLVEMEFGEDVSFIPMVGIGGLGKTTLAQCVFNDERVQKHFEQKMWVCVSDVFDVKLLVGKILNSNASNSLENLQNELRSKLSGKKYLLVLDDVWNENGEEWHKLETLLKCGGKGSRVLVTTRSEMVARITQSTIGPIKVKGLSDDISWSLFKRMAFKKGQEPVEGSKGKELGMEVVKKCKGVPLAIRTIGRLLQERLWQSGDPQKELSRFLNTEFAKINQNENDILPTLKLSYNHLPSHLKHCFAYCRLFPKDHEIDVMELIQLWMAQGFIKYFDDKSQSLEEIGYEYFINLLWRSFFQEPKIDEFGDIMTCKMHDFMHDLAIKVAGSNSVIIDQNSKISDEKCLHVSLLNFDLETNNSLKIFEFFSQPKRLRTLLLDNCEGLSFSKLEGFLSKFKCLRALSVPLVLPKNLCELEHLRYLNLSGNYNLRVLPSSLIRLQNLQTLNLKNCGNLVRLPHNMKKLVNLRHLMIKGCINLSKMPLEFGYMSSLQTLDRFVASKSCGFDELRNLVNNLQQRSLTIEELGHTNYSASKTTSKGVICEGKHNLQLLKLDWEFVFEYNNKKVEYYEFFLESLQPPSSVKELQVRHFMGVRFGGWDSSLNNLVKLELNMCHECQYLPKLDQLRFLEELDIYRVEAEYMCSSGEDDDFDANLFFPSLVTLQIRYCFNLKWWWWKKEVDGNNEFVRSFPRLSNLTIINCPNLTSMPLFPSIEKVKLFNISSMALEDTFKMMKGSKAHNTHPNISLLRSIHIEHCPDLTSLLVEGIDNLASLESILIKDCPNLTSIPHNFRKVKNSIISRCPKLEET; via the coding sequence ATGGCCGAAGGAGTTTTAGTTGACGTTGCTGGAAGTCTTGTTGAGATGCTGCTTTCTGCAGCATTCGAAGAGATTGGATTGCTTTATGGTGTGAAAGGTGAGTTTCGAAAACTTGTTGACACGACTGAAGTAGTCAAAGGTGTACTTGTTGATGCAGAAGAGAAGATGGCTGTTGATAATCAAGTCAAAGCTTGGCTCAAACAGCTTGGAGATGCTTTTTTTGTTGCTGATGACTTGGTCGACAAGTTTCATAACAAACTTCTTCAGCGTAGAGTCATGTCTGGGAATAAGTTTACCAGACAGGTACGTCTTTTCTTCTCCAGCTCTAATCAGCTAGCTTTTCGATTTAAGATGGGCCAACAGATTAAAGATATAAGAGAAAAAGTAGATCATATTAGAGTCAATAGAAGTTTTCATTTGGATGTTCGTCGTCCAATAGAAACAACAGTTGCTAGTAGAAGTAGTGTGAGAGAGACCTACTCATATGTGAGGGAAGAGGAAGTTATTGGGAGAGAGGATGAAAAGAGAGAGATTATTCGAATGTTGGTGGAAATGGAGTTTGGGGAGGATGTGTCATTCATTCCAATGGTAGGGATTGGAGGGTTAGGCAAAACCACACTAGCTCAATGTGTTTTTAATGATGAAAGAGTCCAAAAACATTTTGAACAAAAAATGTGGGTGTGTGTTTCTGATGTTTTTGATGTGAAATTACTTGTGgggaaaattctaaattctaatGCTTCTAACAGTCtagaaaatttacaaaatgAACTTAGAAGTAAGCTAAGTGGAAAGAAATATCTCCTAGTGCTGGATGATGTTTGGAATGAGAATGGTGAAGAATGGCATAAGTTAGAGACGTTGTTAAAGTGTGGGGGAAAGGGTAGTAGAGTCTTAGTAACCACTCGTAGTGAAATGGTCGCTAGAATAACTCAGAGTACAATTGGGCCAATTAAAGTAAAGGGTTTGAGCGATGACATATCTTGGTCCTTATTCAAAAGAATGGCGTTTAAGAAAGGTCAAGAGCCAGTGGAAGGCTCAAAAGGAAAGGAGCTAGGAATGGAGGTTGTCAAGAAATGTAAGGGAGTTCCTTTGGCCATAAGAACAATAGGAAGATTATTGCAAGAAAGGTTATGGCAGTCTGGAGACCCGCAAAAGGAGTTATCAAGGTTTTTGAATACTGAGTttgcaaaaataaatcaaaatgaaaATGATATCTTGCCCACCCTCAAACTAAGTTATAATCATCTCCCATCACATTTGAAGCATTGTTTTGCTTACTGTAGATTGTTCCCAaaagatcatgaaattgatGTGATGGAGTTGATACAGTTGTGGATGGCACAAGgatttataaaatactttgaTGACAAAAGCCAGTCTCTAGAAGAAATTGGTTACgagtattttataaatctactTTGGAGATCATTTTTCCAAGAGCCAAAAATAGATGAATTTGGTGATATAATGACATGTAAAATGCATGACTTTATGCATGATCTTGCAATTAAGGTGGCAGGATCAAATAGTGTCATAATCGATCAAAATTCTAAAATTTCTGATGAAAAATGTCTCCACGTGTCATTACTAAATTTTGATCTTGAAACCAACAACTCACTCAAGATTTTCGAATTCTTTTCTCAACCAAAAAGACTTCGAACTTTACTTTTAGATAATTGTGAAGGGTTGAGCTTCTCAAAACTAGAGGGTTTTTTGTCCAAGTTTAAGTGTCTACGAGCTTTGAGTGTACCTTTGGTATTGCCAAAGAATCTGTGTGAATTGGAACATTTGAGATATCTTAATCTTTCTGGTAATTATAATTTAAGAGTGCTTCCTAGCTCTTTAATAAGATTACAGAATTTGCAAACTCTGAATCTTAAGAATTGTGGAAACCTTGTTAGATTACCTCATAACATGAAGAAATTAGTCAACTTAAGGCATCTTATGATTAAAGGATGTATTAATTTGAGTAAGATGCCCCTTGAATTTGGGTATATGAGTTCCCTCCAGACACTAGATAGATTTGTTGCATCTAAGTCATGTGGATTTGACGAATTGAGGAACCTTGTTAACAACTTACAACAACGAAGCTTAACAATTGAAGAACTCGGGCATACCAACTATTCTGCATCAAAAACAACTTCAAAGGGAGTTATTTGTGAAGGGAAGCATAATCTTCAATTGTTAAAGTTAGACTGGGAATTTGTTTTTGAGTATAATAATAAGAAGGTGGAATATTATGAATTTTTCCTTGAGAGTTTGCAGCCACCTTCTAGTGTAAAAGAGTTGCAGGTGAGGCATTTCATGGGTGTGAGATTTGGAGGTTGGGATTCTTCATTAAATAACCTTGTTAAATTGGAGTTAAACATGTGTCACGAGTGCCAATACCTCCCAAAATTAGATCAATTACGTTTTCTTGAGGAACTTGatatttatagggttgaagcaGAGTACATGTGCTCCTCTGGTGAAGATGATGATTTTGACGCCAACTTGTTCTTTCCATCCCTGGTGACTCTTCAAATTAGATATTGTTTTAATCTCAAGTGGTGGTGGTGGAAAAAGGAAGTGGATGGGAATAATGAGTTTGTTAGATCATTTCCCCGTCTTTCTAATCTAACAATCATCAACTGCCCTAACCTCACTTCAATGCCCTTGTTTCCATCTATTGAAAAAGTGAAACTATTTAATATTAGCTCAATGGCATTAGAAGATACGTTTAAAATGATGAAAGGAAGCAAGGCACACAACACTCACCCAAACATTTCATTGCTAAGGTCTATCCATATTGAACACTGCCCCGATTTGACATCACTACTGGTGGAAGGGATTGATAACCTTGCTTCCCTTGAGTCTATCTTGATAAAAGACTGCCCCAATTTGACATCAATTCCCCACAACTTCAGAAAAGTGAAGAATTCTATTATTAGCCGTTGTCCAAAACTTGAAGAGACATAA
- the LOC133039949 gene encoding putative disease resistance protein RGA3 isoform X2 yields the protein MAEGVLINLAGSLAEMLVSAALEEIGLLYGVKDEFRKLVVTTEAVKGVLVDAEEKMAVDESVKAWLKQLGDAFLVADDLVDKFHTKILQRRVMMSGNKFTRQVRIFSSSSNQLLFRLKMGHQIKDIRKQLEDLRVNRSFHLDVRPIETIVGSGSSMRETYSYVSEEEVIGREDEKKEIIQMLVEKDFGEDVSFIPIVGIGGLGKTTLAQCVFNDETVEKHFELKMWVCVSDDFDVKLLVGKIVNSNTSNNLENLQKELRSKISGKKYLLVLDDVWNEDAEVWHRLEMLLKCGGKGSRVLVTTRSIKVARITQSTVEPIEVKGLSIDMSWLLFKRMAFKKAQEPVEGSKEMELGMEVVEKCKGVPLAIRTIGRLLQERLWQSGDPQKELSRFLNTEFAKIDQYENDIMPTLKLSYNHLPSHLKHCFAYCRLFPKDHEIDVIELIQLWMAQGFIKYSDDKGQCLEEIGYEYFINLLWRSFFQEPRTDKLGYIRTCKMHDLMHDLAIKVAGSSSVIINQNSKISDEKCLHVSLVNFNLETKTSLEIFEFFSQQKRLRTLLLHNCEGLSFSKHFLSKYKCLRALSVPTLEIKVLPRNLCELEHLRYLNLSCNDKLKTLPSSLVRLQNLQTLNLAWCRNLVRLPQNMKKLVNLRHLMIKHCYSLREMPPEFGYMSSLHTLDTFVASELSGFHELSNLINNLEGSLTIKGLSHTQKTNYSASKITSKRVICEGKHSLQFLKLKWTYVNRDEMSLEGLQPPSSLKELKVSCFNGVTFGGWDSSWNNLVKLKLWVCNRCQYLPKLDKLCSLKELEIRWVKAEYMCSSVEDDDFDANSFFPSLVTLQICMCPNLKWWWWKKEVDGNNIRSFPRLSNLTIINCPNLTSMPLFPSIEKVELRRSSSMALEDTFKMMSKRKAHNTHPNISLLKSIKIIYCQDLTSILVEGIESLPSLEYMRITNCPNLTSIPNNFRKVKNSTISDCPHLEQR from the coding sequence ATGGCCGAAGGAGTTTTAATCAACCTTGCTGGAAGTCTTGCAGAGATGCTGGTTTCAGCAGCATTGGAAGAGATCGGATTGCTTTATGGTGTGAAGGATGAGTTTCGAAAACTTGTTGTCACCACTGAAGCAGTCAAAGGTGTACTTGTTGATGCAGAAGAGAAGATGGCTGTTGACGAAAGTGTCAAAGCTTGGCTCAAACAGCTTGGAGATGCTTTCTTGGTTGCTGATGACTTGGTGGACAAGTTTCACACCAAAATTCTTCAGCGTAGAGTCATGATGTCTGGGAATAAGTTTACCAGACAGGTACGTATTTTCTCTTCCAGCTCTAATCAGCTACTTTTTCGTCTTAAGATGGGACATCAGATTAAAGATATAAGAAAACAACTAGAAGATCTAAGAGTCAATAGGAGTTTTCATTTAGATGTTCGTCCAATAGAAACGATAGTTGGTAGTGGAAGTAGTATGAGGGAGACCTACTCCTATGTGAGTGAAGAGGAAGTTATTGGGAGAGAGGATGAAAAGAAGGAGATTATTCAAATGTTGGTGGAAAAAGATTTTGGGGAGGATGTGTCATTCATTCCAATAGTAGGTATTGGAGGGTTAGGAAAAACCACACTAGCTCAATGTGTTTTTAATGATGAAACAGTTGAAAAACATTTTGAACTAAAAATGTGGGTGTGTGTTTCGGATGATTTTGATGTGAAATTACTTGTTGGGAAAATTGTGAATTCTAATACTTCTAACAATCTTGAAAATTTGCAAAAGGAACTTAGAAGTAAGATAAGTGGAAAAAAATACCTCCTTGTGTTGGATGATGTATGGAATGAGGATGCTGAAGTATGGCATAGGTTAGAGATGTTGCTAAAGTGTGGAGGAAAGGGTAGTAGAGTCTTAGTAACCACTCGTAGTATTAAGGTTGCTAGGATAACTCAGAGTACAGTTGAGCCAATTGAAGTAAAGGGTTTGAGCATAGACATGTCTTGGTTATTATTTAAAAGAATGGCATTTAAGAAAGCTCAAGAGCCGGTGGAGGGCTCAAAAGAAATGGAGCTAGGGATGGAGGTTGTTGAAAAATGTAAGGGAGTTCCTTTGGCCATAAGAACTATAGGAAGATTATTGCAGGAAAGGTTATGGCAGTCTGGAGACCCACAAAAGGAGTTGTCAAGGTTTTTAAATACTGAGTTTGCTAAAATAGATCAATATGAAAACGATATCATGCCCACCCTCAAGCTAAGTTATAATCATCTTCCGTCACATTTGAAGCATTGTTTTGCTTACTGTAGATTGTTCCCAaaagatcatgaaattgatGTGATAGAGTTGATACAACTATGGATGGCACAAGGATTTATAAAATACTCTGATGACAAAGGCCAATGTCTAGAAGAAattggttatgagtattttataaatctactTTGGAGATCCTTTTTCCAAGAGCCAAGGACTGATAAATTAGGTTATATAAGGACATGCAAAATGCATGACCTTATGCATGATCTTGCAATTAAGGTGGCAGGATCAAGTAGTGTCATAATCAATCAAAATTCTAAAATTTCTGATGAAAAATGTCTCCATGTGTCATTAGTAAATTTTAATCTTGAAACCAAAACCTCACTCGAGATTTTCGAATtcttttctcaacaaaaaagACTTCGAACTTTACTTTTACATAATTGTGAAGGGTTGAGCTTCTCAAAACATTTTTTGTCCAAGTATAAGTGTTTACGAGCTTTGAGTGTACCTACCTTGGAAATTAAGGTGTTGCCAAGGAATCTGTGTGAATTGGAACATTTGAGATATCTTAACCTTTCTTGTAATGACAAATTAAAAACACTTCCTAGCTCTTTAGTAAGATTACAGAATTTGCAGACTCTGAATCTAGCATGGTGTAGAAATCTTGTACGATTACCTCAAAACATGAAGAAATTAGTCAACTTAAGGCATCTTATGATTAAACATTGTTATAGTTTGAGAGAGATGCCCCCTGAATTTGGGTATATGAGTTCCCTTCACACATTAGATACATTTGTTGCATCTGAGTTGAGTGGGTTTCATGAATTGAGCAACCTTATTAATAACTTAGAAGGAAGCTTAACAATTAAAGGACTCAGTCACACACAAAAAACAAACTATTCTGCATCAAAAATAACTTCAAAGCGAGTCATTTGTGAAGGAAAGCATAGTCTTcaatttttaaagttaaaatGGACATATGTAAACAGAGACGAAATGTCACTTGAAGGTTTGCAGCCACCTTCCAGCCTAAAAGAGTTGAAGGTGTCATGTTTCAATGGTGTGACATTTGGAGGTTGGGATTCCTCATGGAATAACCTTGTTAAATTGAAGTTGTGGGTTTGTAACAGGTGCCAATATCTCCCAAAATTAGATAAATTATGTTCTCTTAAGGAGCTTGAGATTCGTTGGGTTAAAGCAGAGTACATGTGCTCCTCTGTAGAAGATGATGATTTTGATGCCAACTCGTTCTTTCCATCCCTGGTAACTCTTCAAATTTGTATGTGTCCAAATCTCAAGTGGTGGTGGTGGAAAAAGGAAGTGGATGGGAATAATATTAGATCATTTCCTCGTCTTTCTAATCTAACAATCATCAACTGCCCTAACCTCACTTCAATGCCTTTGTTTCCATCTATTGAAAAAGTTGAACTTCGTAGGAGTAGCTCAATGGCATTAGAAGATACGTTTAAGATGATGAGCAAAAGGAAGGCACACAACACTCACCCAAACATTTCATTGCTCAAGTCTATCAAGATCATTTACTGTCAAGATTTGACATCAATACTGGTGGAAGGGATTGAGAGCCTTCCCTCCCTAGAGTATATGCGTATAACCAACTGCCCCAATTTGACATCAATTCCCAACAACTTCAGAAAAGTGAAGAATTCTACTATTTCAGATTGTCCTCATCTTGAACAGAGATAA